A part of Streptococcus porcinus genomic DNA contains:
- a CDS encoding YhgE/Pip family protein, whose product MLEELKALLKNPKLIITMIGVALVPALYNLSFLGSMWDPYGRVEDLPIAVVNHDREAKLDKKDLHIGKDMVDKMSKNKDLDYHFVSEKKAKNGLQNGEYYMIVTLPKDLSKKATTLLENNPEKLVIQYQTSRGHGMVASKMSEAAMAKLKSSVSDNVSRTYTTSVFQSMSKLQAGLEDASTGSGQLVQGANDAKVGSQEITTNLASLANGSQSLKQGVSQLNSGLVTYTGGVNQLNNGISKFSSQLPLYLDAVSQLSNGATQLTAGLNKLSSETTMSQEETQGIQALQVGLPQLNNAIQELNNAVGGLSVPNTADLMGALTGISDLAQEIIATEATSANSKLASLQATSTYKSLSPEQQAELNHAILGTPSKATSDAQTIVNTITVLKTKLSNLPSNSNTGQLSQLQASVNKIANLSNQALPQASAALTKLSTGVKAVNSGVTNQLLPGSNKLSSALASLNSKNPEILTGLTAISSGSTQLNANSNALLSGTQKLSLGTNVLTQGAVKLTNGSASLTDGLTNMSNGLSSLQLSLAEASHKLNLVSVKEKNAKAVASPVSLSEKDKDNVKTNGIGMAPYMIAVSLMVVALSTNVIFATSLSGRPVKNRWDWAKQKFIINGFISTLSSLILYGAIQFLGFEANYELKTLAFIILSGWTLMALVTALVGWDDRYGSFASLAMLLLQVGSSGGSYPIELSGRFFQTLHPYLPMSYIVSGLRETISLNGHIGLEVSILTGFLVGFLALALIIYRPKSS is encoded by the coding sequence ATGTTAGAAGAGTTAAAAGCACTTTTAAAAAACCCAAAATTAATTATCACAATGATAGGTGTGGCACTAGTTCCAGCCTTATATAATTTATCTTTTCTTGGTTCAATGTGGGATCCTTATGGTCGAGTAGAAGATTTACCAATAGCAGTAGTCAACCATGATAGGGAAGCTAAGTTGGATAAAAAAGATTTACATATCGGTAAGGATATGGTAGACAAGATGTCTAAAAATAAAGATTTAGATTATCATTTTGTCTCAGAAAAAAAAGCTAAAAATGGTTTGCAAAATGGCGAATACTATATGATTGTCACTCTACCAAAAGATCTTTCGAAAAAGGCAACTACTTTATTAGAGAATAATCCTGAGAAGTTAGTTATTCAATATCAAACAAGTAGAGGTCACGGTATGGTCGCTTCCAAGATGAGTGAAGCAGCTATGGCTAAATTGAAATCGTCAGTCTCTGATAATGTCAGTCGAACTTATACAACATCAGTTTTTCAAAGTATGAGTAAGCTTCAGGCTGGCTTAGAGGATGCTTCAACAGGCAGTGGTCAATTGGTTCAAGGTGCGAATGATGCTAAAGTGGGTAGTCAAGAAATCACAACAAATCTTGCTAGCCTTGCCAATGGTAGTCAATCATTAAAACAGGGAGTTAGTCAGCTTAATTCAGGATTAGTGACTTATACTGGTGGTGTAAATCAACTGAACAATGGTATTAGTAAATTCTCTTCGCAGCTGCCACTTTATCTAGATGCGGTTAGTCAGCTCTCTAATGGGGCAACTCAACTGACAGCCGGTTTAAATAAGCTATCATCAGAAACTACAATGAGTCAAGAAGAGACTCAAGGGATTCAAGCTTTACAAGTAGGATTACCACAGTTGAATAATGCCATACAAGAGCTAAATAACGCTGTAGGTGGTTTGTCTGTTCCAAATACAGCTGACTTAATGGGAGCCTTAACTGGTATTTCAGATTTAGCGCAAGAGATTATTGCTACTGAAGCTACTTCAGCAAATAGTAAGCTAGCTTCGCTACAAGCAACATCAACTTATAAAAGTTTGAGTCCTGAACAGCAGGCTGAGTTAAACCATGCGATTTTGGGGACACCATCGAAAGCGACTAGTGATGCTCAAACTATTGTTAATACTATAACTGTTTTGAAAACAAAATTATCAAATCTGCCAAGTAATTCAAATACTGGACAGTTGAGTCAATTACAAGCAAGTGTTAATAAAATTGCTAATTTGTCAAATCAAGCTTTACCACAAGCAAGTGCAGCACTAACAAAACTTTCAACGGGAGTAAAAGCTGTCAATAGCGGTGTCACAAATCAACTTTTACCAGGAAGTAACAAGCTAAGTTCAGCTCTTGCAAGTCTTAATAGCAAAAATCCAGAAATATTGACTGGCTTGACAGCAATTTCAAGTGGTTCTACACAATTGAATGCTAATTCAAATGCTTTGTTGAGTGGCACTCAGAAGTTATCTTTGGGAACGAATGTCTTGACACAAGGAGCTGTAAAATTGACAAATGGTAGTGCTAGCTTGACAGATGGATTGACAAACATGTCAAATGGTTTGTCAAGTTTACAACTGTCATTGGCAGAGGCTTCTCATAAACTTAATTTAGTAAGTGTCAAAGAGAAGAATGCAAAGGCGGTAGCTTCTCCGGTATCTTTATCTGAAAAAGATAAAGATAATGTTAAAACTAATGGTATTGGTATGGCTCCCTATATGATAGCTGTTTCATTAATGGTAGTAGCCTTGTCAACTAATGTTATCTTTGCCACCTCACTGTCAGGGAGACCTGTTAAGAATCGTTGGGATTGGGCTAAACAAAAATTCATTATCAATGGTTTTATATCAACTTTAAGTTCTTTGATTCTATATGGAGCAATTCAGTTTCTTGGCTTTGAAGCAAATTATGAATTAAAAACTTTAGCTTTCATTATCTTAAGTGGCTGGACTCTTATGGCCTTAGTGACTGCCCTTGTTGGTTGGGATGACCGTTATGGTTCTTTTGCCTCTCTGGCAATGCTATTACTACAAGTAGGTTCATCAGGAGGGTCCTACCCAATAGAATTAAGTGGTCGATTCTTCCAAACTTTACACCCGTATCTTCCAATGTCTTATATCGTTTCAGGTTTACGCGAAACAATTTCTTTAAATGGCCATATTGGACTTGAGGTAAGCATTTTGACAGGATTTTTAGTAGGCTTCTTAGCACTCGCTCTAATTATTTATCGACCAAAAAGCTCATAG
- a CDS encoding TetR/AcrR family transcriptional regulator, giving the protein MQNSRKENTKRALLDAMVRLLNKESFDDISTTELAETAGISRSSFYTHYRDKYEMIDSYQQTLFHQLEYIFDKDYEDNQQTFLEVFTFLSREKLLSALISSNGTKELQNFIINKVRILISSELHERLAKEGMSKIELDYQSIYLAYAFFGTCQTWIARGKKETPQQMTDFVLKMLNRSK; this is encoded by the coding sequence ATGCAGAATAGTCGCAAAGAAAATACAAAACGTGCTCTATTAGATGCAATGGTTAGACTCTTAAATAAAGAGAGTTTTGACGATATTTCAACAACTGAACTAGCAGAAACAGCAGGAATAAGCCGTTCTAGCTTTTATACCCATTATCGAGATAAATATGAAATGATTGATAGCTACCAACAGACCTTATTTCATCAACTTGAATATATTTTTGATAAAGATTATGAAGATAATCAACAAACTTTTTTAGAGGTTTTTACCTTCTTATCACGTGAAAAACTATTATCTGCTCTCATCTCATCGAATGGAACTAAAGAGCTTCAAAATTTTATAATTAACAAGGTTCGAATTTTAATTTCCTCTGAATTACATGAACGACTTGCAAAAGAAGGGATGTCAAAAATTGAATTAGATTATCAAAGTATTTATTTGGCTTATGCTTTCTTTGGTACTTGTCAGACTTGGATTGCTAGAGGAAAAAAAGAAACTCCTCAACAAATGACTGATTTTGTTTTAAAAATGCTTAATAGATCAAAATAA